From the genome of Spinacia oleracea cultivar Varoflay chromosome 2, BTI_SOV_V1, whole genome shotgun sequence, one region includes:
- the LOC110781997 gene encoding origin of replication complex subunit 1B codes for MAETPIKMKKHSGVKSRSKPLNSPSSLLSPQTPNTQTPSRRFSELNSSAMELTPVRRSSRRLSLPADDFIPTPEKPTMKLPQKTLPKSPKTPKSAKKSKISSPHVEKVPTHEPFQPKSPALSEKGKRKRGDELEIVAKTRAQARTRARNVPKKRVYYKRVMYDEGEFAVGDDVYVKRRENASSDEEDPEVEECKVCFRGGRGVMIECDDCLGGFHLKCVKPPLKEVPEGDWICGFCEAKKSGKEVELPKPPKGKKRVRTLKEKLLTSDLWAARIESIWKEVDGTYWFRAHWYMIPEETAAGRQPHNLRRELYRTTDFANVEMETVFRHCFVMSPKEFTKAQNEGDDVFFCEYEYDVRWNSFKRLAEINAGEEDDEKNDDDSGDEDWKSTKDLESESEEDVDFEEEIEKRKSYGPSSHELAANSRKGRIFGLQKIGMKSIPQHVRCHKQTELERAKQTLLLATLPKSLPCRNKEMEEITAFIKGAICDDQCLGRCLYIHGVPGTGKTMSVLSVMRSLKSELESGSIKPYSFIEINGLKLATAENIYRVIYEALSGHRVSWKKALHFLNERFSEGKHVGKGENKPCILLIDELDLLVTRSQSVLYNILDWPTRPNSKLIVIGIANTMDLPEKLLPRISSRMGIHRLCFGPYTYKQLQEIIMSRLKGIDAFDKQAVEFASRKVAAISGDARRALEICRRAAEIADYRIKNQVSSAETASAEETRVGMAEVDAAIQEMFQAPHIQVIRSSCRLGKIFLAAMVHELYKTGMAETTFEKLALTVSRFCNSNGEQFPEWDILLRVGCKLGECRILLCEPGSRHRLQKLQLNFPSDDVTFALKDCQELPWLAKYL; via the exons ATGGCGGAAACACCGATCAAAATGAAGAAACACTCAGGTGTAAAAAGCCGCTCAAAACCCTTGAATTCACCTTcttctcttctctctcctcaaaccccCAACACTCAAACTCCATCTCGCCGTTTTTCTGAGCTCAATTCATCTGCAATGGAATTAACTCCGGTTCGTCGATCTTCTCGTCGTTTATCGCTTCCCGCCGACGATTTTATCCCAACCCCAGAAAAACCCACCATGAAATTACCCCAGAAAACCCTACCCAAGTCTCCCAAAACCCCGAAATCggcaaaaaaatcgaaaatttcgAGTCCCCATGTTGAGAAAGTCCCGACCCATGAACCATTTCAACCAAAGTCGCCAGCCTTGTCTGAAAAAGGGAAGAGAAAAAGAGGGGATGAATTGGAAATTGTTGCGAAAACTCGAGCTCAAGCTAGAACTAGAGCTCGAAATGTACCCAAGAAAAGGGTGTATTATAAGAGAGTAATGTATGATGAGGGTGAATTTGCAGTTGGGGATGATGTTtatgtgaagaggagagagaatgcgAGTTCGGATGAGGAGGATCCTGAGGTGGAGGAATGTAAAGTGTGTTTTCGAGGCGGGAGGGGAGTGATGATTGAGTGTGATGATTGTCTTGGTGGGTTTCATTTGAAGTGTGTGAAACCACCATTGAAGGAGGTTCCTGAAGGTgattggatttgtggtttttgtGAGGCTAAGAAATCTGGGAAGGAGGTTGAGCTTCCAAAGCCACCTAAGGGGAAGAAGAGGGTTAGGACTTTGAAGGAGAAGCTTCTTACAAGTGATTTGTGGGCTGCTAGGATTGAGAG CATATGGAAAGAAGTGGATGGAACCTATTGGTTTCGGGCACATTGGTACATGATCCCGGAGGAGACTGCAGCTGGAAGACAGCCACATAATTTGAGGCGAGAGCTGTATCGCACCACTGATTTTGCTAATGTAGAG ATGGAAACTGTCTTCAGGCACTGCTTTGTAATGAGCCCAAAAGAGTTCACTAAGGCTCAAAATGAAGGGGATGATGTCTTCTTTTGTGAGTATGAATATGACGTACGTTGGAATTCTTTCAAGCGGCTTGCGGAGATCAATGCCGGAGAAGAG GATGACGAAAAAAATGATGATGATagtggtgatgaagattggaaatCTACAAAGGACTTAGAGTCTGAGTCAGAGGAAGATGTAGACTTCGAGGAGGAGATTGAAAAGAGAAAATCTTATGGACCATCTTCACACGAGTTGGCTGCA AATTCAAGGAAGGGGCGAATCTTTGGACTTCAGAAAATAGGTATGAAGAGTATTCCGCAGCATGTAAGATGCCATAAGCAAACAGAGCTTGAAAGGGCCAAACAGACGCTGCTGTTAGCAACTTTACCGAAGTCACTCCCCTGCCGCAACAA AGAAATGGAAGAGATTACTGCATTTATAAAAGGTGCTATATGTGATGATCAGTGTCTTGGACGTTGTCTGTACATCCATGGTGTTCCTGGGACGGGAAAG ACTATGAGTGTACTTTCGGTGATGAGGAGCCTTAAGTCTGAACTTGAATCAGGAAGTATTAAGCCCTACAGTTTCATAGAGATTAATGGTCTGAAACTAGCTACGGCAGAGAACATATACAGG GTTATTTATGAAGCACTAAGTGGACACAGAGTCAGTTGGAAAAAGGCCCTCCACTTCCTCAATGAGCGTTTTTCAGAAGGGAAACATGTAGGCAAAGGAGAAAACAAACCGTGCATTCTTCTCATTGATGAACTTGATCTTCTTGTAACCAGAAGCCAATCG GTTCTTTATAACATTCTCGATTGGCCAACAAGACCAAATTCCAAGCTCATTGTGATAG GAATTGCTAATACAATGGACCTTCCAGAGAAGTTGCTTCCTCGTATATCAAGCCGTATGGGAATACACCGACTCTGTTTTGGTCCGTATACCTACAagcaacttcaagaaatcaTTATGAGTCGACTTAAAGGAATTGATGCTTTTGATAAGCAAGCTGTGGAATTTGCTTCTAGAAAG GTAGCTGCTATTTCTGGAGATGCACGTAGGGCTCTGGAGATTTGTCGGCGTGCAGCAGAAATTGCAGATTACCGTATCAAGAACCAGGTCTCCTCAGCTGAAACTGCTTCTGCTG AGGAAACGCGCGTTGGAATGGCAGAAGTTGATGCAGCTATACAGGAAATGTTCCAGGCACCTCACATTCAA GTGATCCGGAGCTCCTGCAGACTGGGTAAGATATTTTTGGCAGCTATGGTGCATGAGCTTTACAAGACAGGAATGGCTGAAACCACCTTTGAAAAG TTGGCTCTCACTGTTTCCCGCTTTTGTAATAGCAATGGCGAGCAGTTTCCTGAATGGGATATTCTTTTAAGAGTTGG GTGTAAACTTGGTGAATGCCGAATCCTCCTATGTGAGCCAGGTTCCAGGCACAGGTTGCAGAAATTGCAGTTGAATTTTCCTAG CGATGACGTGACATTTGCTCTGAAGGACTGTCAGGAGCTTCCATGGTTAGCAAAATACTTGTGA
- the LOC110781995 gene encoding NAD kinase 2, chloroplastic, with amino-acid sequence MNHSPAATSTAPSFQFYPHGHFKFAEFRHAQKLFAGSHGLVLQRKELNRLKFVVASELPRPFTLNFGLDSQTYQPHDVSQLRWIGPVPGDIAEVEAYCRIFRAAEVLHTTLMSMLCDPLTGVCTVSYDYSSEVLEDKIVTVLGWMISLLNKGRQDVLSGRSSLMTSFRVEEINTMEDKLPPLATFRGEIKRCCESLHVALENYLEPGDDKHLDVWRKLQRLKNVCYDLGFQRGQESPSHMLLPNWVPVSMSTSKDDITPTDSDVAFWRGGQVTEEGLKWLIDKGFRTIVDLRAEVVKDNFYQAAIDEAVGSGKVELLKLPVEIGTAPSMEQIEKIASLVSDPTRRPLYLHSKEGVWRTSGVVSRWRQYMARYEVVSSSPIPVNGTLLQETDGLSSIDALSSVNTEKHLKDGNSLLPNGVLHNEDFVVSEKNVQQTKGGSNDDTTNSDCVPSTEVNSSMLESFTGANINPFKSQLPPNNVLSRKEMSKYFGIRKISPSTFASSRRRKPELLPSPKETRTSSSEKMEQVRKESQRSNVSSGGKDPPLSDQQIATGNSNALANTNYTTSGTIVNGARPPFVSNVGLASVTNKKLDKDTSKAIKPGQKNNGHFSVVPGDKGVEVIEGNMCASATGVVRIQSRKKAEMFLVRTDGFSCTREKVTESSLAFTHPSTQQQMLMWKSTPKTVLLLKKLGPELMEQAKEVASFMYHQEKMNVLVEPDVHDIFARIPGFGFVQTFYGQDSSDLHEKVDFVACLGGDGVILHASNIFRGAVPPVVSFNLGSLGFLTSHSFDDYKQDLRQVIHGNNTTDGVYITLRMRLRCEVFRNGKAMPGKIFDVLNEVVVDRGSNPYLSKIECYEHDRLITKVQGDGIIVATPTGSTAYSTAAGGSMVHPNVPCMLFTPICPHSLSFRPVILPDSARLELKVPDDARSNAWVSFDGKRRQQLSRGDSVRISMSQHPLPTVNKADQTGDWFHSLIRCLNWNERQDQKAL; translated from the exons ATGAACCACTCTCCAGCAGCAACAAGTACAgcgccttctttccaattttacCCTCATGGGCACTTCAAATTTGCCGAATTTAGGCATGCCCAGAAGCTGTTTGCTGGTTCTCACGGGTTAGTGTTGCAGAGAAAGGAGCTCAATCGCCTCAAATTTGTGGTTGCTTCTGAGCTTCCGAGGCCTTTCACGCTGAATTTTGGTTTGGATTCTCAG ACTTATCAACCTCATGATGTGAGTCAACTGCGTTGGATTGGTCCTGTTCCTGGAGATATTGCAGAGGTGGAGGCTTACTGCAGAATATTTAGGGCTGCAGAAGTTCTACACACTACATTGATGAGCATGTTATGCGATCCTCTCACTGGTGTCTGTACCGTATCGTATGATTACTCCTCAGAGGTGTTGGAAGACAAGATAGTGACGGTGCTTGGATGGATGATCTCACTCTTGAATAAAGGTAGACAAGATGTTCTTTCTGGAAGGTCATCACTTATGACATCCTTTCGTGTTGAAGAGATAAATACTATGGAGGACAAACTTCCACCACTTGCAACTTTTAGGGGTGAAATCAAGAGATGCTGTGAAAGCTTGCATGTTGCTTTGGAGAATTATCTGGAACCTGGAGATGATAAACATCTTGATGTATGGAGGAAACTTCAACGCCTAaaaaatgtatgctatgatttgggTTTCCAACGTGGGCAAGAATCACCCAGTCATATGTTGTTACCCAATTGGGTACCAGTATCTATGTCTACTAGTAAAGATGACATAACACCTACAGATTCTGACGTGGCTTTCTGGAGAGGTGGTCAGGTGACGGAAGAAGGTTTAAAGTGGTTGATAGACAAAGGATTCCGCACCATTGTTGATCTTAGAGCTGAGGTTGTGAAAGACAATTTCTATCAAGCTGCAATAGATGAGGCTGTTGGATCTGGGAAGGTTGAGCTGTTGAAGTTGCCGGTTGAGATTGGAACTGCACCTTCAATGGAGCAGATTGAAAAAATCGCATCTTTGGTATCTGATCCTACAAGGAGGCCCCTATATCTTCATAGTAAAGAAGGTGTGTGGAGGACATCAGGTGTGGTTTCAAGATGGAGGCAGTATATGGCCCGCTATGAGGTTGTTTCCAGTAGTCCAATTCCTGTTAATGGAACCTTATTGCAAGAAACCGATGGACTGTCTTCAATCGATGCACTTTCAAGTGTAAATACAGAGAAACATTTGAAGGATGGGAATTCTCTGCTGCCTAATGGGGTGTTGCATAATGAAGATTTTGTAGTTTCTGAAAAAAATGTTCAGCAAACCAAGGGGGGCAGCAATGATGACACCACTAACAGTGATTGTGTGCCATCGACTGAAGTAAATTCAAGTATGTTAGAGTCTTTTACTGGTGCGAATATTAACCCTTTCAAGTCACAGCTTCCCCCAAACAATGTCTTGTCTAGAAAAGAAATGTCCAAATATTTTGGAATCAGAAAGATCTCCCCTTCCACTTTTGCTAGTTCTCGACGGAGGAAGCCAGAGTTGCTTCCTTCTCCGAAAGAAACACGTACAAGTAGCAGTGAGAAAATGGAGCAAGTTAGAAAGGAGTCTCAGAGGTCAAATGTGTCATCGGGTGGCAAGGATCCCCCTTTGAGTGATCAACAGATAGCCACAGGCAACAGTAATGCCCTAGCTAACACCAATTACACCACTAGTGGTACAATTGTTAATGGAGCTAGGCCTCCTTTTGTGAGTAATGTTGGTTTAGCTAGTGTAACAAATAAAAAGTTGGACAAGGACACATCTAAAGCTATTAAGCCTGGTCAGAAGAATAACGGTCATTTCTCTGTAGTTCCAGGAGATAAGGGTGTTGAGGTAATTGAGGGAAACATGTGTGCTTCAGCAACTGGTGTTGTAAGGATACAGTCAAGAAAAAAAGCTGAGATGTTCCTTGTACGCACGGATGGATTCTCTTGTACAAGAGAAAAGGTGACAGAATCCTCACTTGCATTTACTCACCCAAGTACACAGCAGCAGATGCTTATGTGGAAATCTACACCTAAGACCGTCTTATTACTGAAGAAACTTGGGCCAGAACTTATGGAACAGGCTAAAGAG GTTGCTTCGTTCATGTATCATCAAGAAAAAATGAACGTTCTTGTTGAGCCAGATGTGCATGATATATTTGCAAGAATACCCGGGTTTGGTTTTGTTCAAACGTTTTATGGCCAAGATAGCAG TGATCTCCATGAAAAGGTTGATTTTGTTGCTTGTCTTGGAGGTGATGGGGTGATTCTCCATGCATCAAATATATTTAGAGGTGCCGTGCCTCCAGTGGTGTCATTTAACCTTGGATCTCTTGGCTTTCTCACTTCTCATAGT TTTGACGACTATAAACAAGACCTAAGACAAGTTATTCATGGAAACAATACTACAGATGGTGTTTATATAACACTGAGGATGCGACTTCGATGTGAGGTTTTTCGGAATGGCAAGGCAATGCCTGGTAAAATCTTTGATGTGTTAAATGAGGTCGTGGTTGATCGCGGTTCCAATCCTTATCTGTCGAAAATTGAGTGTTATGAGCATGATCGACTCATAACCAAG GTCCAAGGTGATGGTATCATTGTTGCAACACCTACTGGAAGCACAGCATATTCAACAGCTGCAGGAGGTTCCATG GTTCATCCAAATGTTCCCTGCATGTTGTTTACCCCTATTTGCCCACACTCTCTTTCATTTAGGCCGGTGATACTCCCAGATTCTGCGCGGCTGGAATTGAAG
- the LOC110781998 gene encoding uncharacterized protein has protein sequence MDTKPFKGSNVFMSRNLVPPEIFDSLHDALKLNGATVFLCCDPSRSSPNDFHVIASSHHEKFEDLRAKGCNLLGPQCVLSCAKERRSLPKLGFVCCLAMEGVKVLASGFGEEEKEKIRNLVISMSGSFHTKISLDVNFIIVKNVMARKYKWAASKEKNIVTINWLNQCWVEHRVVPLESYRVPPFLGLTICVTRILADERKQMEKLIIQNGGKYSPELTRLCTHLICEVPEGDKFKVAQKWGNISIVTRKWFDQSIARRVCLDEEAYPAQSASMRNKPISKSCQDKCTIKSQSFLSSAATDSSFQAVPSVWTTDSDLDVAQSQNVSSACQNVSVFTKEEKAGPDLPSNAKDLEGCVADDSEPDDNDLYLSDCRICLVGFNSSDVRKLVGIVRKGGGSRYMASSERLTHIVVGEPSDVEKRELRGLAAHGVIRIVRRNWLEDCDRERREVPVIQKHAAYDLLLCKDSMGLSVKAPGPVVSSCKQGESLTMPIIPPTAPTSGTVNSISEISLEKTEEGILDINWNSGRSAERTKTSPRSAKLSAVNDKHTSQRKNRRSDKLRSEKSLKVFTGKRFCFSLSFPGDRSIEVVQWINEGGGEVVDDQSIIDVDFTIECHGAINRPTSTLRTTYVSSHWVRSCLEDGRLLDVDSHILYSPLPCRVPLPGFEGLRFCSSQYAGKDRMLLRNLCFVLGAKFAEKLTRKVTHLLCQFANGPKYEAAGKWGVHPVRCEWLYECVRKNDIVSLDNFHPEEVPQDPDAGLCTVTQYPTQAAKLISIDDSSQFSSQSQDLKKENTTRSSKRLRLSASKGVSDQDGQTHTNSATVEIINDDAKENDQGVPDVAAAIEDLLEQTSKIQDLKSPVGTQCEKSIFSSDCSILSRDHSGSHADFGPSRHWLSSLGKDVKDTSGHRKTNIHDGFTETQESQLVGYEEDLSLRQQMVERARTISSSLT, from the exons ATGGATACAAAGCCATTCAAGGGTTCAAATGTGTTCATGTCCAGAAATTTAGTACCTCCAGAAATCTTCGATTCACTTCACGATGCCCTAAAACTCAACGGTGCTACTGTCTTCCTTTGCTGCGATCCTTCTCGCAGCTCTCCCAACGATTTTCACGTCATCGCTTCCTCCCACCAT GAAAAATTCGAGGATTTGAGAGCTAAAGGATGCAACTTATTAG GTCCACAATGTGTTCTTTCATGTGCAAAAGAGAGGCGAAGCCTGCCTAAGCTAGGATTTGTTTGTTGTCTTGCTATGGAGGGTGTTAAAGTTCTTGCATCTGGCTTTGGAGAAGAGGAAAAG GAGAAAATAAGAAATTTAGTGATTTCTATGAGTGGAAGCTTTCACACTAAGATTTCATTGGATGTAAATTTTATCATCGTGAAGAATGTGATGGCTAGAAAGTACAAG tgggctgcgagtaaAGAGAAGAATATTGTCACTATTAATTGGTTGAACCAATGTTGGGTTGAGCATCGCGTTGTTCCCCTGGAGTCATATAGGGTCCCACCATTCTTAGGACTGACCATCTGTGTTACTAGAATTCTTGCAG ATGAGCGGAAGCAAATGGAAAAGCTTATCATACAAAATGGCGGAAAGTACTCTCCTGAACTGACCAGGCTCTGCACACATCTAATCTGTG AAGTTCCTGAAGGTGACAAATTCAAAGTTGCTCAGAAATGGGGGAATATCAGTATTGTTACTCGAAAATGGTTTGATCAGTCGATTGCTAGAAGAG TATGTCTCGATGAGGAAGCCTATCCAGCTCAGAGTGCTTCCATGAGGAATAAACCAATTTCCAAGTCTTGTCAGGACAAGTGTACCATTAAGTCACAATCTTTCCTATCATCAGCAGCCACAGATTCATCTTTTCAAGCAGTTCCATCTGTGTGGACAACAGATTCTGATTTGGATGTTGCTCAATCTCAGAATGTTTCTTCTGCGTGTCAGAACGTCTCTGTCTTTACTAAGGAGGAAAAAGCTGGACCTGATCTACCTAGTAATGCCAAAGATCTGGAAGGCTGTGTCGCTGATGATTCAGAACCTGATGACAATGACTTATACCTGTCAGATTGCAGAATTTGCCTTGTTGGATTTAATTCTTCTGATGTGCGAAAACTAGTTGGCATTGTGCGTAAAGGCGGGGGTTCCCGATACATGGCATCCAGTGAGAGATTGACACATATAGTTGTTGGAGAGCCATCAGATGT AGAAAAACGGGAGTTAAGAGGCTTGGCTGCTCATGGTGTCATACGCATTGTTAGACGAAATTGGCTTGAAGATTGTGATCGTGAAAGGAGAGAGGTTCCTGTAATTCAGAAGCATGCTGCTTACGATTTACTACTTTGCaaag ATTCGATGGGCTTGTCAGTTAAAGCACCTGGTCCTGTCGTGAGCAGCTGCAAACAAGGGGAAAGCTTAACCATGCCTATTATCCCACCAACTGCTCCAACTTCAGGCACTGTAAATTCAATTTCTGAGATTTCACTGGAGAAAACTGAAGAGGGCATCTTGGATATCAACTGGAACAGTGGCCGTTCTGCTGAGAGAACAAAGACTTCTCCCAGAAGCGCAAAACTTTCTGCTGTAAATGACAAACACACAAGTCAAAGGAAGAACCGGCGTAGTGATAAATTACGTAGTGAGAAGTCCTTGAAAGTATTTACGGGGAAGCGTTTTTGTTTCTCACTTTCTTTCCCTGGTGACCGG AGTATCGAAGTTGTTCAATGGATAAATGAAGGTGGGGGTGAGGTAGTAGATGATCAGAGCATTATTGATGTGGACTTCACTATTGAATGCCATGGTGCGATTAACAGACCAACCAGCACTTTACGAACTACTTATGTGTCAAGTCACTGGGTTCGGTCTTGCTTAGAG GATGGACGTTTGCTAGATGTTGATAGTCACATACTTTATTCTCCACTCCCCTGCCGGGTTCCTTTGCCTGGTTTTGAGGGCTTACGGTTCTGTTCATCACAATATGCTGGCAAAGACCGAATGCTTTTACGCAATTTGTGTTTTGTCCTTGGTGCCAAGTTTGCGGAGAAACTTACCAGGAAGGTTACTCATCTGTTATGTCAATTTGCCAATGGCCCCAAGTATGAGGCTGCCGGCAAATGGGGGGTACATCCTGTTAGATGCGAGTGGCTTTATGAGTGTGTCAGGAAG AATGACATTGTTTCGCTCGATAACTTCCATCCAGAAGAAGTTCCTCAAGATCCTGATGCAGGGTTATGCACTGTGACACAGTATCCTACACAAGCTGCTAAATTGATCTCCATAGATGATTCATCACAGTTCTCAAGTCAATCCCaggacttgaaaaaggaaaATACCACGCGTTCTAGTAAAAGGTTAAGGTTATCGGCATCGAAGGGTGTATCAGATCAGGATGGTCAAACACATACGaattctgcaactgttgagATTATTAATGATGATGCTAAAGAAAATGATCAAGGTGTTCCAGATGTGGCTGCTGCCATAGAGGACTTACTGGAGCAAACAAGCAAG ATTCAGGATCTAAAATCACCGGTTGGTACACAGTGTGAAAAGAGT ATTTTCTCTTCTGACTGTTCGATTCTCTCTAGAGATCATTCAGGTTCTCACGCTGATTTCGGGCCTTCAAGACATTGGTTAAGCAG CCTAGGGAAGGACGTCAAAGATACTTCTGGACATCGTAAAACAAACATTCATGATGGATTTACCGAAACACAAGAGTCACAG TTGGTTGGTTACGAAGAAGATCTATCTCTGAGACAACAGATGGTAGAGAGAGCTCGAACCATAAGTAGTAGCCTGACTTGA